CCAATCATTTGAAATTCAATTGCCTGAGTCGTAAACAAAATCAAAACAGAGAATTCATTCAAGTTGGGAAAGAATTGTTCATACCTTGCCAAGCTTTGCTAGGTCCGCGGAGACGGTATCCAAAGCAACGCTACCATCGGTCCATTTTCGTTCATGAACGGTAATAGGCAAAGCCGCATTGTTTGTCATATCCTGGACGAGACACTCTTCAGGTGAGCTAGATTTTGTTTTCTCATGGGTTGCCGAATCATCACTACATGATTTACGGCTACTCGCATCGCTTAAACGTCTTGACATGGCAGCCTGAAATATCCGGCACAAGAAATTAAGGAGAGGGGAATAAAAACAAGGGTAAGGACTATTAGTGTATTTCAAAGTATTTACCTGAGTCCGCCAAATTGCTTGAAGATCCGGTTTGTTTTTTGAAACGCCCTTCTCTTTTGGCTCCACCGGAGTTACCACCGCTGGTGGCTCATCCCAGCTTTTCCTACTAGTCTTAGCCGATCCAACTATGGCTTCCGAAACCTTCGAAATCCCGGCAGCAATAGTTGCCATTCTTTTCTTCCCAGAAGAATCTGCAGCACCTGCCACCATGGGCGAGACCTTCACACCAGACAACCTTCTGCCTGGCGAAAGCGAAGCCCTTCGTGCCGCTGGCGAGGCTGGCCGGCGCCCATTAGGTGACGGCTGTCTATATCTTGATGGTACTATGATAGCCGGCTCCTTGGAAACCTTCCTATTCTCCTCGCGTGCCATCATCAAGCTAGGAACCACGCATTTCGACGGAGCTGGAGACGATGACCGCTTCATTTTTCCGGCTGGAGATGGATCTCTCTCAACAATAGGAGTACTCTTCTTCCCAACCGATACCGATCTCTTAGCCGCGGCCGGAGACAAAAACCTGGATGGcctttcacaaaccttagaatcCTCCAAATTTCCAACTGGTATATTGTCTCGAGGCGCAAGAGGCTGCCTCGATCTAGCCTTTTCGGGTTTCGCCTCAATCTTAAATTCTTTACTCTCGCTCCGGGTTTCCTCGGGCTTCTTTCCTGACAGGAACAGAGAAATTGGGTCAACCGATTGGTCAGAATCGGAGACCGGCTGAATCACAAAATCTCGCTTGGAGGCCGAGATTCTAGCGATTAGGGTCTCAGGAGTTCCGACAAACTTATGGCGGCCGGCGATAGGGCGTATCCCACAGACTCGGGGAACCGGAGAGTCGAACTCGAATCGTTCGACATAGACGAACTGGCCTAGCTGCATTCGGTTGTTGAGGATAAGATCGACGTCGCGGTCGGAGAGGGAGACGTAGGTGGAGTTGAGGGAGTCCGAAAGCTGGACAAAGAAGCCTTGGTTGGGGGAGAGATCGGAGCCAGCGAGAGCAGGGACGATTCCGATGACTTGGAGAAGAGCGGAGCGGTGGTCTCCGGTTACTCGGTTGGTGGAGTTCATGGACTGGAGAAGCTTCAGAAGAATGCCCTGAGTTAGAGTAGCCATGGCtgagggaagagagagagagagagagagagagatggggaGGGGAGGGGAGGGGAGGGGAGGTGAGAATATGGAGGAAGAAGAAGGAGTGAAAATAAGGGGTTTGAGTTTTGGCCGTTATGggatttcaaattcaaaatggcGGAACTACTCATTCTTTTGCTTGAATCCAGCCTCCACGTTAAATCTGGATTAACGGTAAGAATAAAGATTGGAGTAAATGTACATCATGACATGGCAAAGTTTTTTAAACTTTCACTTATATCTCACTATCTCCCACTTTTCTTTTTTCTGAACTTCTCTATATAACATCTCCAACCCAAAAAACCCAAAACAcgatattaatttttaaaaaattgtataattttataaccatattaatttaaaaaaaaataaacatagcaCTCTAAAATTCAAATTGTTTTTAAATAttcataattttataaaaattacaaaaatgcaaaCAATAATTTATACACTTTTGTTACTACTtgttacaattttttatttaagtttacaaaattataatatatgattACAAACTTGTAAACTTTCACTACAAAAATTTAtattgttataaatttgtaatttatgtttttttaaaaaaaaattatatttactattatttttcttcatattttagtaattttttttcaaattctatattttttaatatttttttaatttaagtatttttaaacTTCCCTATTAATTTTCTATTCCAACAAAAAAAATctctaataaaatataatatatacatacaaataataaaaataagaaatTACATGTAGTACCAAATTAAGTTAGTACtttctatttttaccaaaaaaaatttaaactatTAATTAATACACAATTTTTTAATCACAATGCTTATATTATTCTTTCTAGACTTTGAAATATGAAGCACAACTTTTTGAAATGTAAATTTATATGCCAAAAATGTAAACCAAATGTATTTTAATTGCTGTCTCTAAATGTgtgtattaattataaaaataaaatatgtggcTATTTATGGTTAATGAATGATAAAAGTGgttaattttcaaaaaatctcATAATAAAATCTGTAcatttaaaatgttttattattctatttaaaaaaatatattattataatattaaaggACTTTTTCAGTTTACCGTAATCTATAATTCCCAGTATTTTTAGTGGGACATTGTAGACATCAACATATATAGGATAGGTTTTCAGTGTTGGGTTGGAATGGTTTTAGCGTGATTTTAACACAGAAATTGTTTTTTAGAGTCAAACTATACTAAAAAAACTGTGTTGATATTACACTATATTCGTTCCAACCCAACTTTAAAAATAACCTCCAATTTAATGATTTCTAAAGTATCCCAACAAACCCAACTCTAAAAATAACCTCAAATTTAATGATTTCTATCTGTAGACtacggaaaaaaaaaaaaaaaacaattcttTAACTTTTAATATTAAGACAATAAAACTTTTTAATTTGGTATATTATTAGatataataatatgaaaataatatattttattagagaatatattattttgtgttatttttaatGTTGTGGTTggaaaataatataatgttaaaattACATAATTTTATGTTAGTTGAAGGCAAATTTTGTGTTATGGATTGAAAATAGCTTAACATACTTAATTTCACTTGTTAATGTCTCACGTCTACTCCAAAAGTGAGATTATCTCTTGTGCAAAATATAATATACCTTGAATGAGtgaaataatatcaaatataacATATTTGACTAAGGGCTCACACTAGACTTGGATAAAATGGTTGTTGATAGCTTTTTATATACATACACATGAGTATttttgatatttttgttgttacATGCTTTCTTGTAATAACAATAAATAATATTAGAGTGCCTACTTCGAGTACTTCACTCATCACTAATCAATTTTGATAAAAATTTTATCAAACATCTCACTTTATATCTAGGtaacttttcaaaaattatatccAAATTTAGAAAATTACAAATTCTACcccaaaatgaatttttttaagtATATGGTAGGTGAAAATATTGTGCGTTCCCACCCCACTCGTTGTCGAGTGCCGTGGGTGGAGAAGATGAGAAtttgtgtatttatttttattattatttgtaaacTTTTATAGTAAATCTAGTTATTTTATATAATCTAGCATTTCTGTAAGCTTTAGTTACAAAAATGTTTAACTAAATTCATAAATTAACTAAATATTAGTAACAAAATTGTATCTTTTTGGAAACAAATTAGTTCTTGttacaaaaaattgtatttttttagtTACGAATCAAACTATAAATGTTGTTATATAAATGCCTTTTTGTAAATATTGGTTACACATTGGTAGTATGTATTTACGACTATACTACTCCAtacttttgtaaaaaaaatagtatttttgtaattatttttcccaattgtatttttcaaatttttttaatgaatttcATGTAAAATTTGACGTTGTTTGGACAAGTTTTGGTATCATCTTCCCCAATCACGAACTCGAAAACCCACCCAATGAGTACCCCTAAATTTCACACAACAAAACCATATATAATCCCACAAATCAAAATATTTTCCCTAATGATACTAATCATTACAAAACATAATAAACAATTATGAAAACCAAACAGGCGGACTCCCATCCTACTAACGATCCATCTCGaccaaaacataaaacatactgcTGAAACACCAGCAAATAAGAAAATAATTCAAACCACTTGGATATTAACAGTCGAATATCTATAGGTGCTAAGAATTTTGTGTTACCTCTGCCATGTAAAATTTAGGGCGGAACCATCATATACACTCAAGAAATTGTATGCTAAAACAGTTAAATGCAGCAAAACAACACGATCCATGCTATGATGAGAACACTCTGGTTCATACaaattaaatgaatataataCTGAATGGTGATCTAACAGACATGTTGAACACGGATGTATGAGAATAGTTTTACAGTAGCTATTATAACAAACCTATCTACTACTTCATTGAGGACGTTTCATTTTGAGGAGATGAGAGACACCTGCTATTACATGTAGCCGACTGCTCGGAACGCCTGTCTTTGCTAGTGCCCTCCCTTTCTTGTCAAGCAGTACAAAGCAAGGCACATATCTAATGTCATAATGGAGGAGCTAAATtgccaaaaagaaaaaacaatgAGCTACAAAAccaaaaacaagaagaagaaaacttgaaaaccaaattttttttttccgtATTGTTAGGTTAACAAGAACACTAAATAATTACTGGGGTACCTCGGGAAGCCATTTATCGTTCTCTGCGTCTGCCATCACAATGTTCATCCAGTCTGAATTCCTACCCTCAATCTCCATAACAAAATTCACCAGGGAATTACACAACCTGCACTTGGGGGAGTAGAACTCGATTACTGTCGCTTCTTTACAACTCGCTAGTGCTGATGCAAATGCTCTGTGCTCCGCCTCTCCTTGCTCTTCAGGATTCAAGTTTAGTTTTGACTTTAAAGTCTTACTTTGGCTGGCACCAGTTCCAGCATTAAATTGAAAGGGTTTGAAGCTATTTGTCAACGGATCTGATGATTTTGAAATTGAGTTGATGAACTTAAAGGCCATGGATCCAACACTTTGCAAAGATCTAAATAGCCAGGGAGCCTCAAAACTGCAGTCACTGGGACTTTTAGAATTTTGGTTCACATCCCATGGTAGCTTGAGACAAAATAAAGGTCTTTGCGGAATAGAACCCATTGTCCTTTATAAATGTTTCCTTTACTGTATTATAAAACTGCCCGATGTAGACGGCTGAGACAGCATATAAGCGAAAACATTCACACAGAAGACACCATTGAGCACGTAGTATACTGCACAGAATATCAAGCATTAGGAAAATGAATGCAtttacagaaaaaaaaaatgtaaatgcTTAAAAAAATACATTCAGCATCACAAAAATGTTGGAGAAATTGGTCAACTAGCACATATACTTTTATCATTCACTCCAATCGGTCAACAAATCTcagaaaccaaaaaaaaaagataaatcaACATTTTTGCAACTAAAAATCAACCACAAATACTAAAGCATTTTGTAGCATTTTGTTTGAAGAAAAACAACCTCAACCCTCCCTGCTCACAGGTAGTGAAAAACAAGTAACAATATCAGCTACCAAGCAAACAAGTAACTATTTTAAATGTTCAAAAAACTAAAACAGGATGCAATGGCAAGAGCTGTATCAGCATTTCAACCCCAAACGAGGAACTCTAAGTCAATTTATATATTATTGGTTTCCAACCACTTTAACAAAATGTTCAAATGGAACTCAAACAGAAAGCAGCCAATGATATGATATAACGAGACATGTTCATAATAAACCAAACAAAACAAGACATGATGGACAATGCATACATTGAACAATAATTTAAAGGGGTATACATATACACACACTGGTACTATTGGTATAATCAGTTTATAAAAACATACCCAGTTGAGGTAACGTAACAAAAATTGAAAGCCAGTATCACAACACAAGCTCCGTCGTGATCGTATCTAAATCTGAATTGAACCAGATATTGTTTGCGAATTATTAGAAAGACAAAGAGTTTTAATGAGTAATTTAGAGCTTTGAAACATATAACCGAAAACTGTAAATGGAAGTCTTCAATACGAGACTTACTTGAATGCGAGACCGAAGGAGTGGGAGGAATGGCTGGAGCCTGGAACCGGAGCAGAGAGGGACAGCCGGCGAAGGTGGCGTTGCGGCGACGCTTCGCGGAGTGATTTCGAattttggagtttttttttttttttatggaagaATTTTGGAGGTTACTTTGGGCAATTGGGTGTGGGGTTCAGTGGTTCAGGCTGGGCACTGGActtttttcctttttaattattattttttgttaataGGGTTTTACCCGACCCGGCcgcattcattcattcattggcTAAAACTAGGGCGGACCGAACAAATCTTATACACTGACCTTCCGAACACTGAAAAAACCGAAATCGATtaaaccgaacaccgaaaaaactgcAAACggcgcaaaccgccactgttcggtccgTTTGAAAATTTTGTCCAGACCAACCGGcggaaccgaaaccgaccgaacaatataatatataataatataatattatataattattaattattaaaattattaaataaaaatacaaaaaatatgaaattatgttctatatatttatgttttaaaaatgcacaaaaattgattctaacaatccaaaaattttagttttttaactaaaactttcaaaaaaaaaaaaaaatttaaataaaaaaaaaaaagaaattcggTTTGGTcagtttaaccgaccaaaccgcggtccaaaatggtcggttttttcttttaactagtttggtcggtcggtttttggattgcaccaatccgaaccgaaaaccgaattctgaaTTTTATATTATGAAAAAACCgtccaaaccgaccgatgctcacccctagcTAAAATCCAATTGCCTTAACTTAGCCTCTTCTTTATTTTAGAGAGGAGAAATGTAAAATATGATGTATTTTAAGGAATGATATAGAGAATACAAAGTGTTTCTCTATTCAtgtctcaaaaatattttaataattattattattaaacttTGTTTCACTCTTTATATATTTTGGTGTGTATAAATTTGCAAAAAACTGTAAACACATAAATACCTACACGTATATTATTTTGAGGACCATGGAATGAGAAggtaaaaataaaaggaaaaattaTATGTCCCaccgtaatttaaaaaaaaattgttttatacAGTATAttacattaattacaaaaaatacggATCTCCCCAACCGTATATATGTTGGCTCTTCTTTTCTCTGTGTGGTTGATGCATAATTTCAAACTAaattatatttatgtatttatatccATACGCTTTGACTAtaaaagataatatatatataaaaattattctcTCTCActaatctctttttaattttttttttgttgctttttTGTCTCCATTCTTAATGAGAATTCAGGTGTAccaaattatataataatactaCCTTCAATAAAGTagattgatttatttttatttaaaatgaatatatttattaatattaaaataaatatttatacaattactcaaaataaataaatatttatacaagttaATATCGAATTAATtgaaattaaacttaaatttataaatctttgtaacaatcatgttaaatcaatttataaatatttatgtaaatgatagttacaaatataaattttttagttgtgaaattagttttgtaaactgttgttataaaaatgtaaaacttgtttaaaaaaaatattgtatttcactattatatatatatttaataaagtgtttttataaataatgaatatcttaaatttatatttttaagttatatagcataaatatgaatgttcttgtaattttttggtacaatattgtaacaatatggaaaagtataatatttttatgtatattttggttatgatttcttaactataaaatattttcgtaaatgtcagttacaattttaaaaaaaaatatatatgttacttgtttaatgcaatttaacattttaacttagttttatatatttttgtatgttaTACGTTAACTAAATTCACAACttacttttaaaaatattagtcacaaatataaaaaatttcagtcataaaattagttatgtaaaccattgttacaaaaaaaaaaaaaatagcgacgaattattttgtaaatattgTCTACAAAATTGTAAAACGTGTTTACAAATATGTAAAACTTAGTTATATATtagtaaatgttgtttacaaaaatatttttatgtaacTGGTTTACGTATCTGTAACACATATTTATGAATTTGTAACGGCTATTAACAAAAAAAGTTGTATTTCACTGTTACTCTATATTTACGCTTTTGCCACTCCGTATTTTTCATAAAagttccgtatttttgtaatctaccgtatttttcatatattttttaaatgttaatgtgtttttgtaaattttccaaaGTAAAACACAAAGGGAGAGTGTCTCCCTCCAaacttataaaatttaaataaaatataataaatgtcataattttcatataaaattAATAACTACATATTTTTAAAGTAACTAGATAGAACCTACATTTGCTTACacatttgttttgttttattaataaaatttatgaattatttttattaaatttgtttcattgtcatataaattttaaataaataatattatatataaaaaattagcaTAAACatattgaataaaaaattaaactaaaatattgtttatgatattttttaaatatatacataatatgataacatttttaaccatgataatttttttaataaaaattaagattatgtattatatattattattataataatattttataatatttaaatttatattaatataagtattaaatatatagttttgtattaaatattattataataatatttgaattcatattaatataattagtaaaaaagtaggtgataactctaggatttagagttatttttataatctttgaacttgCTTTTCAAAACTAAAAAGAGTAATGAGTCCTTATTTCATGTAATTTTGTCAATTTTAGTGTGTTATTCTAGGTAGTGAGTCTGGGTAAGAGTTAGgtttgtattgtaatatttttcagtgTTTTTTATGTAAATTACTGTGTTGTGTTAATCAGGAAAGGAAGCTTACAAAATATGTGAAAGGGAACTGCTGGAAGCAAGGAGAAAAACGAATTCTGAAAGGGGTGTGTTGCTGCTTCAATGCTGTAGCATCACCACAGCAATTCAAGGAATCAGGTGAAATCAGCATCTATGTGGCTAGAATTGTAATAACTTAAGTCAGCTGGGTGATGTGGCACTTTGGGGACAAGGTGGGAATTGGCTTTCCTATTAGGGTAAGGCAAAGTACCCTAAAAAGAGGAGGCAGCCGCAACATAAGGGGACCAATTATTCTGAGGAGATTATTATCACCATTttggaagagagaaaaatagtacaGGAGGAGCtgaagaaaaacagagagaaaatacCAAAAAGGGAAGAGGACCACGGCAGACACTTAGGAGGACTTGAGCTCATCAATTCATTCTACtctttccttcttccttttaattttgtattagtttttctctccattttcaactgTGAACAACTCTATGGATACTATATTTGCTACTGGTTTTGTACTTTTCATTTCAGACATGAACTAATACTCTAaggatttgggtggttatgaacctTATATTATGAATGAATCTCTTGATGCATGGTTGAAGTAGTTGTATCTTTGTTCAATTAAATGTGATTAATGCTATTGATTGTTATTTACTGGCCACACTTAACAATTACTGAGCTAGATCTAAGTTTGGAAAAACTTAAGCTAGCTGAACCCATTTTATTGATGCAAGAAACTTGCCTATTTGTAGGTAAATTTTAGTGGTGAAATAGGGATATTTTGCTGCCTTGTATAACACAAGATTTGATGCTTAATAGACTGTTTGCAATCTGGTTTAATGCAGGAATGTGTTGAGGGGGTTGTAGACAATATATAGtgggttttggaaaaaacttactGGGTGTTTTTGGAAATCTGTTAACTCTGATGTAATTGTTGAGCCATTGCTGAACTTATGCTATAACAACTGGAAAGAAAT
This genomic interval from Humulus lupulus chromosome 8, drHumLupu1.1, whole genome shotgun sequence contains the following:
- the LOC133796991 gene encoding thioredoxin-like protein HCF164, chloroplastic yields the protein MGSIPQRPLFCLKLPWDVNQNSKSPSDCSFEAPWLFRSLQSVGSMAFKFINSISKSSDPLTNSFKPFQFNAGTGASQSKTLKSKLNLNPEEQGEAEHRAFASALASCKEATVIEFYSPKCRLCNSLVNFVMEIEGRNSDWMNIVMADAENDKWLPELLHYDIRYVPCFVLLDKKGRALAKTGVPSSRLHVIAGVSHLLKMKRPQ
- the LOC133796990 gene encoding uncharacterized protein LOC133796990, with protein sequence MATLTQGILLKLLQSMNSTNRVTGDHRSALLQVIGIVPALAGSDLSPNQGFFVQLSDSLNSTYVSLSDRDVDLILNNRMQLGQFVYVERFEFDSPVPRVCGIRPIAGRHKFVGTPETLIARISASKRDFVIQPVSDSDQSVDPISLFLSGKKPEETRSESKEFKIEAKPEKARSRQPLAPRDNIPVGNLEDSKVCERPSRFLSPAAAKRSVSVGKKSTPIVERDPSPAGKMKRSSSPAPSKCVVPSLMMAREENRKVSKEPAIIVPSRYRQPSPNGRRPASPAARRASLSPGRRLSGVKVSPMVAGAADSSGKKRMATIAAGISKVSEAIVGSAKTSRKSWDEPPAVVTPVEPKEKGVSKNKPDLQAIWRTQAAMSRRLSDASSRKSCSDDSATHEKTKSSSPEECLVQDMTNNAALPITVHERKWTDGSVALDTVSADLAKLGKEAMQRKVLASTAAAEALEEAIATESIIRSLSMFSELSSTSKVGNPLPTIDRFFSIYDNIVRSTTIAESIASSRINSEIFHDKGTPTEQSNSVSLWVEAALATDLEIVSLLTSQDNVTPSKLHKSLSKRQSFTTPSPKNNPKLPLMVTKPNNAEVVGTWTRGHGMQETVELGNKLKSEMKMWFLRFVEEAVDAGFRVFGESSSDGRRLSLDCGSIATVLSQLKSVNEWLDRVVSRSDEVITGKVDRLKRKIYGFVIQHVGTTFDNNSTQLTS